Proteins from one Dysgonomonas sp. HDW5A genomic window:
- a CDS encoding type 1 glutamine amidotransferase domain-containing protein encodes MKKIKAILGLFLLCVVMLAACKQNTKVQDNTQIPKEEVTKKKILFVVTSHDKKGNTGEPTGFYLSEVSHPWHVLHEAGYEIDFVSPLGGKAPVDGFDLNDSINKNFWDNKEYHEKIENTMKPTEVIPDNYVSIFYAGGHGTMWDFADNKELAAIAAKIYENKGVVAAVCHGPAGLVNIKLSDGQYLVNNKKINSFTNEEEAAVKLDNIVPFLLESKLIERGAIFEKSAPFTPHVTVDQRVITGQNPQSAQGVGEAILKELNKNDK; translated from the coding sequence ATGAAAAAGATAAAAGCTATTTTAGGTTTATTTCTGCTTTGTGTCGTTATGCTAGCTGCATGCAAGCAAAATACAAAAGTGCAAGACAATACACAAATACCTAAAGAAGAGGTAACCAAAAAGAAAATATTATTTGTAGTAACCAGTCACGACAAAAAAGGCAATACAGGAGAACCTACAGGCTTCTACTTATCGGAAGTTTCACATCCTTGGCATGTATTACATGAAGCGGGTTACGAAATAGACTTTGTTAGTCCTCTAGGAGGAAAAGCTCCGGTTGATGGGTTCGATCTAAACGATTCCATTAATAAAAATTTTTGGGACAATAAAGAGTACCACGAAAAGATAGAGAATACGATGAAACCTACTGAAGTTATTCCCGACAATTATGTGTCAATTTTCTATGCAGGAGGACATGGTACCATGTGGGACTTTGCTGATAATAAGGAACTGGCAGCAATTGCAGCAAAAATTTACGAAAACAAAGGAGTTGTAGCAGCGGTATGCCATGGTCCTGCCGGACTTGTTAATATCAAATTGAGTGATGGGCAATATCTAGTCAACAATAAAAAAATAAACAGCTTTACAAACGAAGAAGAAGCTGCAGTAAAACTCGATAACATCGTTCCCTTTCTTTTAGAAAGCAAATTGATTGAACGTGGAGCAATATTCGAAAAATCAGCACCTTTTACTCCCCATGTTACAGTTGACCAAAGGGTAATCACCGGCCAGAATCCTCAATCAGCTCAAGGTGTCGGCGAAGCTATTCTTAAAGAATTAAACAAAAACGATAAATAA
- the folK gene encoding 2-amino-4-hydroxy-6-hydroxymethyldihydropteridine diphosphokinase, whose translation MLDNNNLHDIYLALGSNLGDKKKNIDLAIAQIELHIGQVTALSSLYETLPVGFDSENSFLNAACRVSTRLQPLEVLESTQLIEKELGRKSKSVNETYSDRIIDIDLLLFDNKIIEYPHLVIPHPHLHERDFVLTPLVEIAPDVYHPIFKVTISELKNKLNN comes from the coding sequence ATGCTCGATAACAACAATTTACACGACATATATTTGGCTTTAGGCTCCAATTTAGGGGATAAAAAAAAGAACATCGATTTGGCAATTGCACAAATAGAACTCCATATAGGTCAAGTAACTGCCCTATCCTCTTTATATGAAACCCTGCCTGTGGGCTTCGATTCGGAGAACTCGTTTCTCAATGCTGCATGTCGTGTATCAACCCGATTGCAACCTTTAGAGGTATTAGAATCAACTCAGCTTATCGAAAAAGAACTGGGGCGTAAGTCCAAATCTGTAAACGAAACATATAGCGATCGTATAATTGACATAGATTTGCTTCTGTTCGATAACAAAATCATAGAATATCCTCATCTGGTAATACCCCACCCTCATCTGCATGAACGGGATTTTGTACTTACCCCTTTGGTGGAAATAGCTCCCGATGTATATCACCCGATATTCAAGGTGACTATATCGGAACTGAAAAATAAGCTCAACAACTAA
- a CDS encoding glycoside hydrolase family 3 C-terminal domain-containing protein: MKILKSAFILSLFALPMFGQNKAPIYLDETKPVEQRIEDALSRMTLEEKVKMCHAQSKFSSPGVPRLGIPELWHADGPHGVRAEVFWDEWDNAGWTNDSCIAFPALTALAATWNPEMAALYGKVIGEEARYRKKDVLLGPGVNIYRTPLNGRNFEYMGEDPFLASRMAVPYIKGVQSNGVAACVKHFALNNQEIARGHINVNVSDRALHEIYLPAFKAAVEEAGVWSLMGAYNQYKGEHCCHNSYLLNDVLKGDWKFDGAVIADWGGTHNTVQAAKNGLDIEMGTWTDGMRWNKTNAYDEYYLAVPFLNMLKSGELSEDLVNDKVRRILRLMFRTNMNTNRPWGSFGTEEHMSAGQQIAEQGIVLLQNNNNVLPIDLSKTKKIAVIGENAIKVMTVGGGSSSLKVRYEISPLQGLLDRVGTQSEVVYARGYVGGKSTQQDGLSTGQDLTETRSVAELLAEAVKVAKDADFVVFIGGLNKDDGQDCEGNDRADLGLPYDQDKLIGELAKANKNLAVVLISGNAVAMPWVAQVPAIVQGWYNGSAAGKALASILVGDVNPSGKLPMTFPIALKDNSAHALGEYPGDNVNVTYNEGIFVGYRWADKEKIKPLFSFGHGLSYTKFQYGKVAVDNKTMSANGTVTVTVPVKNVGSRKGEEVVQLYISDLKSSLPRPVKELKGFSKIALNPGEEKNVSFVIDAEKLKFYDDTRQEWVAEPGTFEAVIGASSTDIRGKVAFELK; this comes from the coding sequence ATGAAAATTTTAAAAAGTGCTTTCATTTTGAGTTTGTTTGCTCTGCCAATGTTTGGGCAAAACAAAGCACCGATCTATCTGGACGAAACAAAGCCGGTAGAACAACGTATAGAAGATGCTCTTTCGAGAATGACATTGGAAGAGAAAGTAAAGATGTGTCATGCACAATCGAAGTTCAGTTCTCCGGGCGTACCTCGTTTGGGAATTCCTGAACTGTGGCATGCCGATGGACCTCACGGAGTACGTGCAGAAGTATTTTGGGATGAATGGGACAATGCCGGTTGGACAAATGACTCGTGTATAGCATTTCCTGCTCTGACAGCTTTGGCTGCTACCTGGAATCCCGAGATGGCAGCTCTTTACGGAAAAGTAATAGGAGAAGAGGCTCGTTACAGAAAGAAAGACGTTCTGTTAGGACCGGGTGTAAATATTTACAGAACTCCACTTAATGGTCGTAATTTCGAGTACATGGGCGAAGATCCTTTCTTGGCATCACGCATGGCTGTTCCTTATATCAAAGGAGTACAATCGAATGGTGTTGCAGCTTGTGTAAAACACTTTGCATTAAACAATCAAGAAATAGCACGTGGTCACATCAATGTAAATGTAAGCGACAGGGCTTTACACGAAATCTATCTTCCTGCATTTAAAGCAGCTGTTGAAGAAGCCGGAGTATGGTCTTTGATGGGAGCTTATAATCAATATAAAGGAGAACATTGCTGTCACAACTCCTATCTTTTGAACGATGTGTTGAAAGGTGACTGGAAATTTGACGGTGCCGTAATTGCCGACTGGGGTGGTACTCATAATACCGTTCAAGCTGCTAAAAACGGTTTGGATATAGAAATGGGAACTTGGACAGATGGTATGAGATGGAACAAAACCAATGCTTATGATGAGTATTATTTAGCCGTTCCTTTCCTTAATATGTTGAAATCAGGTGAATTGAGCGAAGATTTAGTAAACGATAAAGTTCGTCGCATACTACGTCTTATGTTCAGAACCAATATGAATACTAATAGACCTTGGGGTTCTTTCGGTACAGAAGAGCATATGTCGGCAGGGCAACAAATTGCTGAACAAGGCATTGTATTGCTTCAAAACAACAATAATGTATTACCTATCGATCTAAGCAAAACAAAGAAAATTGCGGTTATAGGTGAAAATGCAATCAAAGTAATGACTGTAGGGGGAGGAAGTTCTTCTCTGAAAGTAAGATATGAAATATCTCCATTACAAGGTCTTCTGGATCGTGTAGGAACTCAATCAGAAGTAGTTTATGCACGTGGATATGTAGGCGGTAAATCTACTCAACAAGATGGCTTAAGCACAGGACAAGATCTGACCGAAACACGTTCGGTAGCCGAGTTGTTAGCAGAAGCTGTTAAAGTAGCTAAAGACGCTGATTTTGTGGTATTCATCGGTGGTTTGAACAAAGATGACGGACAAGATTGCGAAGGTAACGACCGTGCTGATTTAGGATTACCATACGATCAGGATAAATTGATAGGAGAATTAGCTAAAGCAAACAAAAATCTGGCTGTAGTATTGATTTCTGGTAATGCTGTGGCAATGCCTTGGGTAGCTCAGGTTCCAGCAATTGTTCAAGGATGGTACAATGGTAGTGCTGCCGGAAAAGCATTAGCTTCGATATTAGTAGGTGATGTAAATCCTTCGGGAAAACTACCGATGACTTTCCCCATTGCTCTTAAAGATAACAGCGCACATGCTTTGGGCGAATATCCGGGAGATAATGTAAACGTTACATACAACGAAGGTATTTTTGTAGGATATCGTTGGGCTGATAAAGAAAAGATCAAACCATTGTTCAGCTTTGGACATGGATTGAGCTATACTAAATTTCAATACGGAAAAGTAGCTGTAGATAATAAAACAATGTCTGCCAATGGAACAGTAACAGTAACCGTTCCCGTTAAAAACGTAGGAAGCCGTAAAGGTGAAGAAGTTGTACAATTGTACATCAGCGATCTAAAATCGTCATTACCACGTCCGGTTAAAGAACTGAAAGGTTTCAGTAAAATAGCTCTTAATCCGGGTGAAGAAAAAAACGTAAGCTTTGTAATAGATGCCGAAAAACTGAAATTCTATGACGATACTCGTCAGGAATGGGTTGCCGAACCGGGCACATTTGAAGCTGTAATCGGTGCTTCTTCTACAGATATACGTGGAAAAGTAGCATTCGAATTAAAGTAA
- a CDS encoding maltose acetyltransferase domain-containing protein → MKTEKQKMLAGEPYFAGDEQLTEERLKARRLTYTYNNTSSDEIEVRGEILSQLFGRTGKSIFIEPTFKCDYGYNIYVGENFYANFDCVMLDVCKIEIGDNCLLAPGVHIYTATHPLNTTQRADAIEFGKPVTIGHNVWIGGRAIINPGVTIGDNAVIASGSVVVKDVPANVLVVGNPARIIKEI, encoded by the coding sequence ATGAAAACTGAAAAACAAAAAATGTTAGCCGGCGAACCTTATTTTGCAGGAGATGAACAATTAACTGAAGAGAGGCTTAAAGCACGCAGGCTTACGTATACCTATAATAACACATCGTCTGATGAAATAGAGGTAAGAGGAGAAATCTTATCTCAGTTATTCGGAAGAACAGGCAAGTCTATTTTTATAGAACCGACATTTAAATGTGATTATGGGTATAATATTTATGTGGGTGAGAATTTCTATGCGAATTTTGATTGTGTAATGCTCGATGTTTGTAAAATCGAAATTGGGGATAATTGCCTGCTTGCACCGGGAGTGCATATTTATACTGCCACTCATCCACTTAATACGACTCAGCGTGCCGATGCTATTGAGTTTGGTAAGCCTGTAACAATCGGTCATAATGTATGGATTGGAGGACGGGCGATTATCAATCCGGGAGTGACTATTGGTGATAATGCCGTAATTGCATCGGGTTCGGTTGTTGTTAAAGATGTTCCGGCCAATGTATTGGTAGTAGGTAATCCGGCACGAATTATAAAAGAGATATAA
- a CDS encoding thermonuclease family protein, with the protein MRYLVLLLTISIAANSQNLKGKIVEIVDADIVVFQDKDNIRKTIKLYGIDCPEKGLPYSENALEFTQRKCDGKDAIAQIISDDNKQTLGIIYVNGININEALLIKGLAWKSKNNDSEHLTRLEENAKNARINIWSIEYPIEPKEPKYETSERKVYICSLHPTIYHRSEVCRDLYNCKGEILRMHFGVARQKAPCILCAKTR; encoded by the coding sequence ATGAGATATCTGGTATTATTACTGACAATAAGTATAGCTGCAAATTCTCAAAACCTAAAGGGCAAAATTGTAGAGATTGTTGATGCAGATATAGTTGTATTTCAAGATAAAGACAACATTCGCAAGACGATAAAACTATACGGAATCGACTGTCCGGAAAAAGGTCTTCCATACTCGGAAAATGCTCTGGAATTTACTCAACGAAAATGCGACGGTAAAGATGCAATAGCCCAAATAATATCAGATGATAATAAACAGACTTTGGGCATCATCTATGTGAATGGCATAAATATAAATGAGGCTCTTTTAATTAAAGGACTTGCCTGGAAAAGCAAGAATAATGACTCTGAACACTTAACAAGACTAGAAGAAAATGCAAAAAACGCAAGAATAAATATCTGGTCAATAGAATATCCCATAGAACCAAAGGAGCCTAAATATGAAACCAGTGAGAGAAAAGTCTATATATGCAGTTTACATCCGACTATTTATCACCGATCGGAAGTATGCAGGGACTTATATAACTGCAAAGGGGAAATATTAAGAATGCATTTTGGTGTAGCTCGCCAGAAAGCACCATGTATATTATGTGCAAAGACTCGATAA